One genomic region from Streptomyces sp. Li-HN-5-11 encodes:
- a CDS encoding activator-dependent family glycosyltransferase, with product MRVLMTSFAMDAHFAGSVPLAWALRAAGHEVQVASQPALTGTITAAGLTAVPVGVDHDHDAVLREAGPSIFALHQNKDYLENNHERLEPDFLTGHITVMTALFYSRINSDSMIDDLVEYARYWQPDLVVWEPFTFAGAVAALASGAAHARLLSFPDMFLNARKLFLEGLRNRRSPNDDDPMADWLGPVLARFGCEFGEEAVTGQWSVDQMPVGVRLSLGNRLVPMRYVPYNGLVPAVVPGWLRSAPARPRVCVTLGVTAQRSGFPHTVPLEDLFAAVRDLDVEIVATMSAAELAQVPDVPENVRLVESVPLDVLLPTCSAIVHHGGAGTWATAAALGVPQVAMGWMWDHLYRAQRLEALGAGLHLPTDELTPTGLRDRLVRLLEEPGFRKNAESLSASMRSEPSPAAVVPVLERLTERHRPVRGTGARLRPRVPAL from the coding sequence ATGCGCGTGTTGATGACGTCCTTCGCGATGGACGCCCACTTCGCCGGTTCTGTGCCGCTGGCCTGGGCACTGCGCGCCGCAGGCCACGAGGTCCAGGTGGCGAGCCAGCCCGCCCTGACCGGGACCATCACCGCCGCGGGGCTCACGGCCGTGCCCGTGGGGGTCGACCACGACCACGACGCCGTGCTGCGAGAGGCGGGGCCCTCTATCTTCGCCCTGCACCAGAACAAGGACTACCTGGAGAACAACCACGAGCGGCTCGAACCCGACTTCCTCACCGGTCACATCACGGTGATGACGGCGCTGTTCTACTCGCGGATCAACAGTGACTCGATGATCGACGATCTGGTGGAGTACGCCCGCTACTGGCAGCCCGACCTGGTCGTCTGGGAACCGTTCACCTTCGCGGGCGCCGTGGCGGCCCTCGCCAGCGGCGCGGCGCACGCCCGCCTCCTGTCGTTCCCCGACATGTTCCTCAACGCGCGGAAGCTGTTCCTGGAGGGCCTGCGCAACCGGCGTTCGCCGAACGACGACGACCCGATGGCCGACTGGCTCGGACCGGTACTCGCCCGTTTCGGGTGCGAGTTCGGCGAAGAGGCCGTGACCGGCCAGTGGTCGGTCGACCAGATGCCGGTTGGCGTCCGGCTCTCCCTCGGGAATCGGCTCGTGCCCATGCGGTACGTGCCGTACAACGGGCTCGTGCCCGCCGTCGTCCCCGGCTGGCTGCGCTCCGCCCCGGCACGGCCGCGGGTGTGCGTGACGCTCGGTGTCACCGCTCAGCGCTCGGGCTTCCCGCACACGGTCCCGCTCGAGGATCTCTTCGCCGCGGTGCGGGACCTGGACGTCGAGATCGTCGCCACCATGAGCGCGGCCGAGCTCGCCCAGGTCCCGGACGTCCCGGAGAACGTCCGGCTCGTGGAGAGCGTGCCCCTGGACGTGCTGCTGCCGACGTGTTCGGCGATCGTGCACCACGGAGGGGCGGGAACATGGGCGACGGCCGCGGCCCTGGGCGTGCCCCAGGTCGCCATGGGCTGGATGTGGGACCACCTGTACCGGGCCCAGCGTCTGGAGGCGCTCGGTGCCGGCCTCCACCTGCCGACCGACGAGCTGACACCGACGGGCCTGCGGGACCGGCTCGTCCGGCTGCTGGAGGAGCCCGGTTTCCGGAAGAACGCCGAGTCGCTCAGCGCGTCGATGCGGTCGGAGCCGTCGCCCGCCGCCGTGGTTCCGGTGCTGGAACGGCTCACCGAGCGGCACCGGCCGGTACGCGGCACCGGCGCCCGGC